One genomic segment of Primulina tabacum isolate GXHZ01 chromosome 9, ASM2559414v2, whole genome shotgun sequence includes these proteins:
- the LOC142556587 gene encoding zinc finger protein JAGGED-like isoform X2, translating to MRSEGNPLDLNNLPEDYGKQTSEDSSSSAGGGYRKKKNGAKEAKDECGKVYECRFCSLKFCKSQALGGHMNRHRQERETETLNKARQLVFSNDLAPTTHHLGYVSSNGQAMQHGGYHHQPTNMSDSSLPFRSIYPTRLFPASSPLIPPPPPMYTSPQRLLPFPSRPPINEYYVGHVLSNSTFGAAQNEGNYTCIGAPVGHGGGVRDMTLQNQEERLNWGRR from the exons AT GAGATCAGAGGGAAATCCATTAGATCTTAATAACTTACCGGAAGATTACGGCAAACAGACCTCTGAAGATAGCTCTTCATCTGCTG GAGGAGGCtacaggaaaaagaaaaacggCGCTAAGGAAGCAAAAGATGAGTGTGGGAAGGTGTATGAATGCAGGTTTTGTTCCCTTAAGTTCTGCAAATCTCAAGCTCTTGGGGGACACATGAACCGCCACCGCCAAG AAAGGGAGACAGAAACATTGAACAAGGCTCGTCAACTGGTTTTCAGTAATGATTTAGCCCCAACTACCCATCACTTAGGCTATGTTTCAag caATGGGCAAGCAATGCAACATGGAGGATACCATCATCAACCAACCAACATGTCCGATTCATCCTTGCCTTTCAGATCCATATACCCTACAAGATTGTTTCCCGCATCCTCACCACTCATACCACCGCCACCACCTATGTACACTTCTCCTCAGCGTCTGCTGCCGTTCCCTTCCAGGCCACCGATAAACGAGTACTATGTAGGGCATGTGCTCTCGAATTCGACATTCGGAGCAGCCCAAAATGAAGGCAACTACACCTGCATCGGAGCACCGGTGGGGCATGGCGGAGGTGTTAGAGACATGACACTGCAGAATCAAGAAGAGAGATTGAACTGGGGCCGGAGATAA
- the LOC142555340 gene encoding uncharacterized protein LOC142555340 isoform X2, with amino-acid sequence MKKEIAQFLVAGQESIARIRVEHIIREQNTWESYEIIELFCEFVLARVPILESQRDCPIELREAVASIIFAAPKCSDLPDLLHVRNLFAAKYGKEFIAAATELRPDTSVNRTIIEKLTVSAPPPQVKLRVLKEIAIEHNVDWDWTNTEDEFRKKHEDLLNGPKQISVQIPRPEIQESSSSTKQSVNYLDGKNGEKRHLQSPVSRNSTPCAGISESSSDQSLEPSSHSSDVLQQAFSAIAAAERASASARAAAELVNAKFRSLKLVERKS; translated from the exons ATGAAAAAGGAGATTGCCCAATTTTTAGTGGCTGGCCAGGAATCAATTGCTCGAATCAGG GTGGAGCACATCATACGCGAACAGAACACGTGGGAATCATACGAGATAATAGAGTTGTTCTGTGAATTTGTACTTGCTAGGGTACCTATTCTTGAAAGCCAGAG GGACTGCCCAATTGAACTTCGGGAAGCAGTGGCAAGCATAATCTTTGCAGCTCCCAAATGTTCAGATTTGCCAGATCTATTGCATGTTCGTAATTTGTTTGCTGCAAAGTATGGAAAAGAATTCATAGCTGCTGCAACAGAGCTTCGCCCCGATACCAGCGTCAATCGTACA ATTATTGAAAAACTCACTGTGAGTGCTCCGCCACCACAAGTAAAACTCAGAGTTCTAAAGGAAATTGCGATAGAGCATAATGTTGATTGGGACTGGACTAATACTGAAGATGAATTCAGAAAGAAACACGAAGATCTTCTG AACGGGCCGAAGCAAATATCTGTTCAAATTCCGAGGCCAGAAATTCAAGAAAGTTCGTCTAGCACAAAGCAATCTGTTAATTATCTAGATGGTAAAAATGGTGAAAAGCGACATTTGCAATCTCCAGTTTCTCGTAACAGCACCCCTTGTGCCGGTATATCCGAATCTTCAAGTGATCAGAGTTTAGAACCAAGTTCACATTCATCTGATGTGCTGCAACAGGCTTTCTCTGCTATTGCTGCTGCTGAACGTGCATCAGCTTCTGCTCGTGCTGCTGCCGAATTAGTAAATGCAAAATTTAGATCATTGAAACTAGTGGAACGAAAATCTTGA
- the LOC142556587 gene encoding zinc finger protein JAGGED-like isoform X1, which produces MRSEGNPLDLNNLPEDYGKQTSEDSSSSAVAGGGYRKKKNGAKEAKDECGKVYECRFCSLKFCKSQALGGHMNRHRQERETETLNKARQLVFSNDLAPTTHHLGYVSSNGQAMQHGGYHHQPTNMSDSSLPFRSIYPTRLFPASSPLIPPPPPMYTSPQRLLPFPSRPPINEYYVGHVLSNSTFGAAQNEGNYTCIGAPVGHGGGVRDMTLQNQEERLNWGRR; this is translated from the exons AT GAGATCAGAGGGAAATCCATTAGATCTTAATAACTTACCGGAAGATTACGGCAAACAGACCTCTGAAGATAGCTCTTCATCTGCTG TTGCAGGAGGAGGCtacaggaaaaagaaaaacggCGCTAAGGAAGCAAAAGATGAGTGTGGGAAGGTGTATGAATGCAGGTTTTGTTCCCTTAAGTTCTGCAAATCTCAAGCTCTTGGGGGACACATGAACCGCCACCGCCAAG AAAGGGAGACAGAAACATTGAACAAGGCTCGTCAACTGGTTTTCAGTAATGATTTAGCCCCAACTACCCATCACTTAGGCTATGTTTCAag caATGGGCAAGCAATGCAACATGGAGGATACCATCATCAACCAACCAACATGTCCGATTCATCCTTGCCTTTCAGATCCATATACCCTACAAGATTGTTTCCCGCATCCTCACCACTCATACCACCGCCACCACCTATGTACACTTCTCCTCAGCGTCTGCTGCCGTTCCCTTCCAGGCCACCGATAAACGAGTACTATGTAGGGCATGTGCTCTCGAATTCGACATTCGGAGCAGCCCAAAATGAAGGCAACTACACCTGCATCGGAGCACCGGTGGGGCATGGCGGAGGTGTTAGAGACATGACACTGCAGAATCAAGAAGAGAGATTGAACTGGGGCCGGAGATAA
- the LOC142555340 gene encoding uncharacterized protein LOC142555340 isoform X1: MSMLNQLFNRGLQGARCKTCLTLAISRIKLLQNKREAQLKAMKKEIAQFLVAGQESIARIRVEHIIREQNTWESYEIIELFCEFVLARVPILESQRDCPIELREAVASIIFAAPKCSDLPDLLHVRNLFAAKYGKEFIAAATELRPDTSVNRTIIEKLTVSAPPPQVKLRVLKEIAIEHNVDWDWTNTEDEFRKKHEDLLNGPKQISVQIPRPEIQESSSSTKQSVNYLDGKNGEKRHLQSPVSRNSTPCAGISESSSDQSLEPSSHSSDVLQQAFSAIAAAERASASARAAAELVNAKFRSLKLVERKS; the protein is encoded by the exons ATGTCTATGCTGAATCAACTTTTCAACAGGGGACTTCAGGGAGCAAGATG TAAAACATGCTTGACCTTGGCCATCTCACGCATCAAGTTGTTGCAAAACAAGCGAGAGGCACAGCTGAAGGCCATGAAAAAGGAGATTGCCCAATTTTTAGTGGCTGGCCAGGAATCAATTGCTCGAATCAGG GTGGAGCACATCATACGCGAACAGAACACGTGGGAATCATACGAGATAATAGAGTTGTTCTGTGAATTTGTACTTGCTAGGGTACCTATTCTTGAAAGCCAGAG GGACTGCCCAATTGAACTTCGGGAAGCAGTGGCAAGCATAATCTTTGCAGCTCCCAAATGTTCAGATTTGCCAGATCTATTGCATGTTCGTAATTTGTTTGCTGCAAAGTATGGAAAAGAATTCATAGCTGCTGCAACAGAGCTTCGCCCCGATACCAGCGTCAATCGTACA ATTATTGAAAAACTCACTGTGAGTGCTCCGCCACCACAAGTAAAACTCAGAGTTCTAAAGGAAATTGCGATAGAGCATAATGTTGATTGGGACTGGACTAATACTGAAGATGAATTCAGAAAGAAACACGAAGATCTTCTG AACGGGCCGAAGCAAATATCTGTTCAAATTCCGAGGCCAGAAATTCAAGAAAGTTCGTCTAGCACAAAGCAATCTGTTAATTATCTAGATGGTAAAAATGGTGAAAAGCGACATTTGCAATCTCCAGTTTCTCGTAACAGCACCCCTTGTGCCGGTATATCCGAATCTTCAAGTGATCAGAGTTTAGAACCAAGTTCACATTCATCTGATGTGCTGCAACAGGCTTTCTCTGCTATTGCTGCTGCTGAACGTGCATCAGCTTCTGCTCGTGCTGCTGCCGAATTAGTAAATGCAAAATTTAGATCATTGAAACTAGTGGAACGAAAATCTTGA